Genomic segment of Geminocystis herdmanii PCC 6308:
TCTAATACTTAATTTTTATGAATAATCCTGATTTATTTGTTTATGTCATCGTCGCCTTATTACCATTGTCGGCTTTTTTGTTGGTAATTCAAGTTAATCCCTATGATGCTTTAGTAGTTCGATGTACTTTGGGCGCCATCGCAGCTTTAGTTTATGCTATTTTGGGTGCAGGAGATGTGGCTTTAACGGAGGCTTTAATGGGTACACTGTTAGCCATATCATTGTACGTTATTGCGGTTCGATCGTCCTTAGTGATGCGTTTAGGGGTGTTAAAAGAGGATTCATCAAATGTTAATGACTCAGAGAAAGAGAATTTATTTTTATCATTGATAGACAGTTTTAAATCGATAATTGCTAAATATTATTTACGGTTAGAGTTAATTAATTATAACGATCGAGATAGTTTAGAAAATGCTTTAAAAGCAAAAGATGTTCATGGTATTTTGTACCCTGATAACTTAGAAAAAAATTCTTATCAAACTATTTTAAGAATCGAGAGATTATACGAAATTTTTACAGCTCAAAAATCTAATTTTAATTCTAATTTAACTTATATTAATTATCCTGAAAATCAAAGTAAAAAATCATGAAAATAGTTTATTTAATCGCAGGAATTGCTCTTTTTCTCAAAATATTAATCATTCCTAATCCGATGTTAGAATCTGAGGAAGTTTTTATCGTAGAAACCATTGTGGAGGAGACGGGAGTAACTAATGCAGTATCTGGAATTATTTTTCGCAATCGTCTTTATGATACCATCAGCGAAGTGGTCGTATTTACGATCGCAATCTTAGGGGTACAATATCTTTTCGGGGATGAAACTCCTTCTACAAAAGTATATCGCTTTACCGACGAACCATCCATCGTACTTGCTCGTTTAGCCGCAACTATTTCCGCCTTAGTGGGCATAGAATTAGCCTTAAGGGGACATTTATCCCCCGGAGGAGGATTCGCCGCTGGAGTAGCCCTTGGTACAGCTATTGGCTTAATTGTGATCACTTCTTCTATTCAATCAATGGAAAAAATTTATCAAGATTATAATGCTTCTAAATGGGAAAAATTTATCGTAGTTTTATTTATAATTTTATCCACTATAACATTGATGGGTTTTGAATTACCTTACGGAAATTTAGGTTCATTAATCAGTGGTGGGATAATTCCCATATTAAATATATTAGTTGCTTTAAAAGTTGGTTTAGGTTCTTGGGCGGTTATTTTACTTTTTATTCGCTATCGAGGATTGTTGTAATTATAGAGATAGGAGACAGGAGATAGGAGACAGGAGAAATACCTAAAGTTCCAAATTTTAAGACTTTATTCTACTTCAGTTCGATGCAAGAATGTTTGATAAGGGCAGGTTTCAGGTTTCAGGTGTAATTTTCAGAAGATTATATAATTTGATCAAAGAATTGAAGATAAAAAAATCAATTAAGATATATTTTTTTTGTCAATTCTTTAACCTAATACCTGACACCTGACACCTTTACAGCACAAAAAATTTTATCTCGAACTGAGGTTAATTCTACTTAGGTTTCTACAAAAATATTTTGATTTGTCATGGCTAAACCTGTATTAAGAGTCGCAATTCTGACGGCAGGAATTAATCCTGTACCATCTTCATCAAATACTAAAGCACCATTACTACTATTATAAATAAAACGATGACTACTATTAGTTGCATCCGTACCAATTATGAACGCAGAAGATGCTAAATTAGCATTAGCGGTTAAATTAGTGGCAAAACCAGAGGCTGAGATGACAATTTTATCGTCAGTGACAGAAAAATCAGTAATGGTGTCCACTCCTTCATCAGCATATTTGAATACAAATCGATCGACCCCAGTACCTCCTGTTAAAGTATCATTACCAGAGGCGGAAACAAGAGTATCATTACCACTACCACCGTTAAGATTATCATTACCAGTGCCACCTAGTAAAATATCATTTCCGTTACCGCCAAGAAGTCGATCGTTTCCATTGCCACCATTTAAGTTATCATTACCATCAGAGCCATTTAAACTATCATTACCATCAAAGCCTCGCAAGGTGTCATTGGCGGTGTTTCCCGTAAGGGTATCTGCATTACTTGTGCCTAGAAGAACAAGTCCATTGACATCATCATTAGTAATAGTACCGATACCTTGACTATCAATGATGGTGGCATTAGTGGCGTTACTCAGGTTAACAAAGAAATTTTCATTGGCTTCTACTGCCGTATCTCCATTAACTACCACAGAAATAGTTTTACTGGTTTCATTGGTAGCAAAAGTTAAACTACCTGTTTTGGCAATATAGTCACTTCCTGCGATCGCTGTACCATTGGCTGTGGCATAATTAACGGTAATTGGTTGCAACGCTGTACCCGTGCGAGTGACAGTAAACACTAGAGTTTTAGTACCGCTATTACCTTCTGAGATTGTTACATCATTAATTCGTAAACTGGGAAAATCATCATTAGTAATGGTGCCGATACCTTGACTATCACTGATGGTGGCATTAGTGGCATTACTCAGGTTAACAAAGAAATTTTCATTGAGTTCTACTGTATTATCACCATTGACTATTACAGAAATAGTTTTAGTGGTTTCGTTAATACCAAAGGTTAAAATACCCGTTTTGGCGATATAGTCACTTCCTGCTGTGGCTGTTCCATTGGCGGTGGTATAGTTAACGCTAATATTATTGTATGGTGTACCTGAACGGGTAACGGTAAAAACAAGAGTTTTAGTTCCGTTATTACCTTCAATTACACTAACATTATTGATGGAAAGAGTCGGGTTAATTTCTACAGGTGCGATCGTAACAGTTTGATCGGAAAATTTTAGTTTTTGAATACCATACAAAACATCTACACCATCTCGATTGTTAACACTATCGGTGATAGTAAATACTCCTTGATTATTCGTCCAAGAATATTGTGAACGAGTCCCCGTAAAAATGGCAATGTCATCTCCTAAACCACCGTAAAGAGTATCATTCCCAACACTTCCTTCTAAAGAATCGTTGCCTCGCTCTCCGAATAATCGATCGTTTCCGCTTCTACCTTGAAGAGTATCATTGCCTAAACCGCCAAATAAATCATCGGAAGCATTGCTACCGGTTATCAGAGAATTATTGGTGACGTTATTAAAATTGAACTGATTTCCTTGTAATTGATTAGCTCTCAAACCATTGATTTTGAGACGATAGAAATAATCACTACTATTAGACAAATTATAACGAGTGGTAATTTGAGCTGTGCCATTTTCATCTTCTCCTAAAAGAATCAGAAGAGTGGTATAGTCACTGATACCGATGTTTCTTAAATCTATTTTATCTTGACCGATGACAAAATCAGCAACAATGTTTGTTTCACGAGTAAAAGCCGAAGATTCAAAATACTCTAAAGCAAATAAGTCATTACCTGCACCACCATAAAGGGTATCATCACCTAAACCACCTTGTAAGACATCGTTACCTTGTTCCCCGAATAGTCGATCGTTTCCATTTCTACCTTGAAGGGTATCATTGCCTAAACCGCCAAATAAATCATCGGAGGCATTACTACCTATTGTGACAGAGCTAGTATTGACGATGCTAAAATTAAAGTCACTGGCTTTTAACTGATTCTCTCTCAAACCATTGATTTTGAGACGATAGAAATAATCACTACTATTAGACAAATTATAACGAGTGGTAATTTGAGCAGTACCGTTTTCATCTTCTCCTAAAAGAAGCAAAATAGTTCCGAAATCGCTGATGCCAATATTTCTTAAATCTATTTTATCTTGACCAATCACAAAATCAGCGACAATGTTTGTTTCACGAGTAAAAGCCGAAGATTCAAAATACTCTAAAGCAAATAAGTCATTACCTGCACCACCATAAAGGGTATCATCACCTAATCCCCCTTGTAATACGTCGTTGCCTTGTTCCCCGAATAATCGATCGTTTCCATTTCTACCTTGAAGAGTGTCATCGCCCAAACCACCAAATAAATCATCGGCGGCATTAGTACCTATTATGACAGAGCTAGTATTGACGATGCTAAAATTAAAGTCACTGGCTTTTAACTGATTCGCTCTCAAACCATTGATTTTGAGACGATAGAAATAATCACTACTATTAGACAAATTATAACGGGTGGTAATTTGTGCTGTACCATTCTCATCTTCTCCTAAAAGAATCAGAATTGTGCCAAAATCACTGATACCAATATTTCTTAAATCTATTTTATCTTGACCAGAAACAAAGTCAGTGACAATATCAGTATTACGAGTAAAGGAAGAAGACTCAAAATATTCTAAAGCAAATAAGTCGTTACCTGCTCCACCGGAAAGAATATCATTCCCTAAACCACCAGAAAGAGTATCATTTCCACCTAATCCATTAATAGTTTCATTGGCGGAAGTTCCTAAAATATTGTCATTTCCAGAAGTGCCATCTATGATTGTCATGGGTTTTTAAATTTCTAAGATTTTTTATGTAAAGATTATTTTTTAGTTATCATACCACATAAGTTAAAGTATTCAACTATTGATAATTATTTTGTGACAAAATTTTTTTTAAAATGAAAAAAAAGGATAAGAGATAGGATATAGTAATAATAATTGATTTAAACATTATTTAAATTGATTTTTAAGAATATTTAACTAATTTTAATTGTTGAAAATGAACAAAGTTTTATTAGCGACAAATGTTGGGAACTTTATTATCAAGGTTTTCTATAGTTCACGAAGGTTAATAGTGATATTTCTAGATCAATTTTTTAAATTTTGTTCAACTATTTAATTAAATTAATGGAAGGTAAAATTAATAATCAATGGTTTTTTATCAATGTTTTACTTAATACCTAACATCTTGTATTTACTCAGATAAAAGTTACCTAGAATCATTGTTTTTATGCAATTTTAATAATATAAGGTGGTTGGTGGGCGTTGCCCACCCTACTTAACTACTTAACTGAGTTATTGATTAACATTTAAGTACTTAGGTTAGCACGGATAATTTATCTAAAACCTGTTGTCTTGCCCATTGATCGGCGTGTAAAATATCTTCTAAGCTAGGATTTGATTTATTTTGACTAGAAAAACGATCGCACACAGATTCAATGATGCGCGGAATATCGAGAAAACCGATTTTTTCCTGTAAAAATAACGCCACAACTTGCTCATTCGCCGCATTTAATACCGCAGGAAGACAACCTCCAGCCCGTCCAGCATCATAGGCTAATTGCATACAAGGATATTTACTATGATCTGGTTCACGGAAGGTTAAACTACCTACTTTCACTAAATCTAAGGTTTCCCAGTTGGTAGGGATTCGATCGGGATAAGATAAGGCATAGAGTAGGGGTAAACGCATATCTGCCCACCCTAATTGAGCTAATACTGATGTATCCTGTAGCTCGATCATGGAATGTATGATGCTTTGAGGATGGATAACTATATCAATATCATCATAGTCTAAACCGAATAGATAATGAGCTTCAATCACTTCTAAACCTTTATTCATCAAGGTTGCAGAGTCGATCGTGATCTTTTGTCCCATAGACCAGTTAGGATGTTTTAAGGCATCTTTAACGGTTACACTAGCCAATTTTTCTACGGGTAAATCACGAAATGAGCCACCAGAAGCGGTTAAAATGATTTTGCGTAAGCCTTTTTCGGGTACACCTTGTAAACACTGAAAAATTGCTGAATGTTCGGAGTCTGCGGGTAACAATTTGACACCGTATTCTTTAATTAAAGGTAATACTACAGGTGCACCAGCAATGAGGGTTTCTTTATTGGCTAAGGCGATGTCTTTTCCTGCTTTAATGGCGGTGATGGTGGGTAATAATCCTGCACAGCCCACAATACCAGTCACCACGCTTTGCGCTTTGCCATACTTGGCTACTTCACAAATAGCATCTTTTCCTGCTAATAGAATAGGTTGTTGGGGGCAATCTTCGATCGAACTTTTCAATTCTAATAGCTTATCAGGATTTTGAATGGCTACAATCTCAGGGTTAAATTCTCGAATTTGTTCCGCTAAAAGGGTGATATTATTTCCAGCGGCTAACCCCACTACTTGAAATCCATCGGGATTTTCCCTTACTATATCTAAAGTTTGAGTTCCGATCGAGCCTGTTGAACCTAGTATAGAAATTAGTTTCATAAATTAATATATAAATTTTATGATCAATATCTTATACCAATTTCAGTACATCAAAAAGAACGACTAAAGTTGTCACTACAAACTAGCTAAAGATAGAAGATGAAAGCTCGATCGAACTCAAGGGAAATCATCTACAATCATTGTTCTAAGCAAAAATTTCCGATTTACTACGGATATAGAAATAGAAAAAAGTGCGGAGATTATTACTAATATTTTCCTCAAAGTTTTTAACTAAATAAAGAAAGAAGTCCCACGCTGAATTTTTCTACAAAAACGCCCACAAAATCAGCGTGGGGGCTGCTACGCAGTGCCTTCGGCAGGAATTTCTTTGATCATAACAGAGTCCGATAGGACATTTCTTTCTCCAAAATCAAAATCTTATGCTAAGATGGTTTTTATCACCAACTAAGATTGTTAGTAAAGATGCACAAAGCAATAAAAGTAAGATTATATCCCACAAATGAACAAGCCCAAAAACTGAGTCAAGTTATGGGTTGTGCTAGATGGTGGTATAACTACGCTCTAAACTTGTGTAACGAAACCTATAAAGCAACTGGCAAAGGGTTGACTCAGATAGCTTTGAATAAGCATTTGCCGAAGCTCAAAAAAGAAGAAGATACACTTTGGTTGAAGGATTGCTATTCGCAAGTGTTGCAATCGGCGACTCTTAATCTCACTAAAGCGTTTAGGAACTTTTTTGAAGGTAGAGCAAAATATCCAAAATTCAAGTGTGCGACTCGTTCTAGTAAAAGTTTAGGTTAAAACACCAAAACGTAAGCTAGGCAAGGTTTACAATTATGTACCTTGACAACTCTATATCCTTGTAGGTGAAAACCCTACCCGTTATTGTCAACGTGACAGCATAGCATAGCCCACAGTGAATTGAAGTGGTATCTCATACGCTGAAGCTGGGTTAAAAGGTGGTAACTGAAAGCCTAAATTTGGAACCCCATCGAGCAATTTAACTATGACTACGAAAGGAATCCTTGTCTGAATCATCGTAAATTGGAACTAGCCAAATAAGGCTGATAGGCTAGACCAAAATGGTAATATCCTACTGTACTAGCAAAATACTTGATCTGAACTAGGGACAAATACAAAGGGTCGATGGAGAAAGGAAGTCTAAGGTTGAGAAATACTGCGGTTCACCTGAACTGGCAGAAGGATATAGGGAACGAAGTAACCTCTCATAATCTCTCAAAGAGGTCGAACAATTTGAGTAGTAACCAGCGTAAGATTATGGGAGACAGGATTGTTCAAGAAGCCAACGCTTTTATGTAACGTAAAAGATACGCTGACGTGAACACTTTGATAAACAATATAAAGTCAATGAAGTAGCAAAATTATGACGAAGGTAAAACCTATCGATAAACTGAATAACTGGCAAACATGGTCATCCATTAATTGGAAGATTGTGGAACGCCAAGTGTACAGACTACAAAAGCGAATTTATAGAGCGAGTCAGAATGGTAATGTCAAGTTGGTTCACAGCTTACAAAGATTACTCGTAAAATCTTACTACGGGAAAATTCTAGCTACCAGAAAAGTAACTCAGGATAATCAAGGAAAGAAAACAGCAGGAGTGGACGGAGTTAAATCTTTGACCCCAAAGCAACGCCTAGAGATTACAGGTCAATTAAATCTTAAAGGCAAATGTAAACCCACAAGAAGGGTGAACATACCTAAACCTAACGGAGAAACAAGACCACTGGGAATACCATGTATTGTAGATAGAATCAAACAAGGAATAGTTAAATTAGCCATTGAACCCCAATGGGAAGCAAAATTTGAACCGAACAGCTATGGATTTCGACCAGCAAGGTCTTGTCATGACGCAATCGGACAAATATTCAACGCAATAAAAGTAAAACCTAAATATGTGTTGGATGCCGATATTGCCAAGTGTTTTGACAGAATAGACCACAATAAATTACTTGCAAAACTTGAAACCTACCCACAATTAAAACGTGAGATTAAATCATGGTTAAAAAGTGGATACATGGACAGTAAACAACTATTTCCTACCAAAGAAGGTACACCACAGGGAGGTGTAATTTCCCCATTATTAGCAAATATAGCCTTACACGGTTTAGAATTAGAACTTAAAAAGTTTGCTCGGACATGGAAAGGTAATAAGTGGAAAAACGAACATTCTCTTAGCATAATCCGATATGCAGATGACTTTGTTATTTTACACAAAGATATTGAAAGAATATTCCAATGCAGGGAGAAATTAAAACTGTTACTGTAAGTAAAACCCCTACGGGAAAATACTTTGCGTCTATTCTCTTTGAAACTGAGCAAGATTTTCCTGAAGTAACTATTACGGGGAAAGTCTGTGGTATTGACTTGGGAATAAAAGACTTCGCCATAGTAAATGATGGTGAAAAAACCAGTAAATACCCTAATCCCAACCACTTAAAAAAACATGAGAAAAACCTAGCACGAAAACAACAAAAATTAGCCCGTAAGAAAAAAGGCTCTAAAAATAGAGAAAGAGCATCGAAGCTAGTAGCTAAAGTCCACGAACATACAAGTAATGCCCGTCACGACTTCTTACATAAACTTTCCAGAAAGATTGTCAATGGCAATCAGGTAGTAGTCGTAGAGAAACTGAATATCAAGGGTATGGTTCGCAATCACTGTTTAGCCAAAGCTATATCTGATGTGGGATGGGGAACTTTCATCAATTACTTAGACTATAAACTCAAACTTCATGGTGGGTTATTACTCGAAATTGATCGATGGTTTCCTAGTTCTAAAACCTGTTCTAATTGCTTATATCAAATGTCAGAAATGCCGTTAGATGTAAGAGAATGGACTTGTCCTAGTTGTGGTGCAGTCCACGATCGAGACGAGAATGCCAGTAAAAACATTAGGGCAAAAGGCATCAGAATTATACAGACGGATGGAATAGCCGTTTCTGCATCTGGAGGCACTGTAAGACCAAAGGGCGGACGCAAGTCCGTCTTGAGGCATGAGCCTGTGAAAGATGAAGCCTACACTATACCGTTAGGTTAGTGTAGGTAGTTCACTATATAATCAACAGTTATGATAAATTAGTTACAAATCATTTATGAAAATAGGTATTATTGGTTTAGGCTTAATCGGAGGCTCGTTGGCTTTAGATTTAACCAATCTTGGTTATCATGTTATCGGGGTTTCTCGTCAATTAAAAACTTGTAATCAGGCGATCGAGCGAAGCATAGTAAGTCAAGCTAGTACTGAATTTGATATTTTGGCTCAAACAGAAGTAATTTTTATTTGTACCCCCATAGGCTCAATTTTAATTACCTTAGAGAGAATAATTAAGCATTTACCACCTGATGTTATTATTACAGATGTAGGTTCTGTTAAAGGTTCGATCGTACCTCAAGCTACGGAATTATGGGCTAATTTTGTCGGCGCTCACCCCATGGCAGGTACAGCAAATCAAGGCATTGAAGCCGTAGAAGCGAATTTATTTAAAAATGCACCCTGTGTTATCACTCCCTTAGAAAATACCTCGACAAAAAATGTGGAGAGAGTGAAAAACATCTGGCATGAGGTGGGTTGCAAAATATATGAAACCACTCCAGAAATACACGATCGAGCTGTAGCATGGATTTCTCATTTACCCGTAATGATTAGTGCTAATTTGATTAATAGTTGCATCAATCATGAAAATCAAGAAGTAGTAAATATGGCGAAAAAATTGGCAAGTTCGGGATTTAAAGACACCAGCAGAGTGGGGGGAGGAAATCCAGAATTAGGCTTAATGATGGCACAATATAATAAAGAACAATTATTAAATTCTTTGAAAGAATATCAACAAAATTTAAGCCTAATTATTAACGATATTGAAACAGAAAAATGGGAAAATTTAGAGCATCTTTTAACCAAAACGAACCAAGAAAGACCTAATTTTCTTTAATGCCTCTATATTTTATTTTATACAAAATCTCAAAACCTTAATTTTTTATTTTTTAACCTAAAACCTAACACGCCATACCTATCATCATTAAAAAACTTTTTCAGTAAACTCCAATTATTTATTCCTAATATCAGGTAAATATTTATTAAGAATATATAACCAAATTAAGCCGATAATTCCTAGGATGATCGAACTTATGCTAACAACTTGAGCAATTCTTAAAAATCCTAACATTAAACTATCCATTCTAAAACCTTCAATCCAAACTCTCCCTAAACTATAGGCAATTAAATAGGATAAAAATATTGTACCACTTTTCAATTTATGATTATTTTTAACCCCCCAAAAAAACAAAATAATTAATAAGATAAAAACTCCGAAATTCCAGAGAGATTCATATAAAAAAGTTGGATGAAAATAGGCAAAATTAATATATTCAAGAGGGCGACTATT
This window contains:
- a CDS encoding DUF4040 domain-containing protein, giving the protein MNNPDLFVYVIVALLPLSAFLLVIQVNPYDALVVRCTLGAIAALVYAILGAGDVALTEALMGTLLAISLYVIAVRSSLVMRLGVLKEDSSNVNDSEKENLFLSLIDSFKSIIAKYYLRLELINYNDRDSLENALKAKDVHGILYPDNLEKNSYQTILRIERLYEIFTAQKSNFNSNLTYINYPENQSKKS
- a CDS encoding Na(+)/H(+) antiporter subunit B: MKIVYLIAGIALFLKILIIPNPMLESEEVFIVETIVEETGVTNAVSGIIFRNRLYDTISEVVVFTIAILGVQYLFGDETPSTKVYRFTDEPSIVLARLAATISALVGIELALRGHLSPGGGFAAGVALGTAIGLIVITSSIQSMEKIYQDYNASKWEKFIVVLFIILSTITLMGFELPYGNLGSLISGGIIPILNILVALKVGLGSWAVILLFIRYRGLL
- a CDS encoding Calx-beta domain-containing protein, with the protein product MTIIDGTSGNDNILGTSANETINGLGGNDTLSGGLGNDILSGGAGNDLFALEYFESSSFTRNTDIVTDFVSGQDKIDLRNIGISDFGTILILLGEDENGTAQITTRYNLSNSSDYFYRLKINGLRANQLKASDFNFSIVNTSSVIIGTNAADDLFGGLGDDTLQGRNGNDRLFGEQGNDVLQGGLGDDTLYGGAGNDLFALEYFESSAFTRETNIVADFVIGQDKIDLRNIGISDFGTILLLLGEDENGTAQITTRYNLSNSSDYFYRLKINGLRENQLKASDFNFSIVNTSSVTIGSNASDDLFGGLGNDTLQGRNGNDRLFGEQGNDVLQGGLGDDTLYGGAGNDLFALEYFESSAFTRETNIVADFVIGQDKIDLRNIGISDYTTLLILLGEDENGTAQITTRYNLSNSSDYFYRLKINGLRANQLQGNQFNFNNVTNNSLITGSNASDDLFGGLGNDTLQGRSGNDRLFGERGNDSLEGSVGNDTLYGGLGDDIAIFTGTRSQYSWTNNQGVFTITDSVNNRDGVDVLYGIQKLKFSDQTVTIAPVEINPTLSINNVSVIEGNNGTKTLVFTVTRSGTPYNNISVNYTTANGTATAGSDYIAKTGILTFGINETTKTISVIVNGDNTVELNENFFVNLSNATNATISDSQGIGTITNDDFPSLRINDVTISEGNSGTKTLVFTVTRTGTALQPITVNYATANGTAIAGSDYIAKTGSLTFATNETSKTISVVVNGDTAVEANENFFVNLSNATNATIIDSQGIGTITNDDVNGLVLLGTSNADTLTGNTANDTLRGFDGNDSLNGSDGNDNLNGGNGNDRLLGGNGNDILLGGTGNDNLNGGSGNDTLVSASGNDTLTGGTGVDRFVFKYADEGVDTITDFSVTDDKIVISASGFATNLTANANLASSAFIIGTDATNSSHRFIYNSSNGALVFDEDGTGLIPAVRIATLNTGLAMTNQNIFVET
- the dxr gene encoding 1-deoxy-D-xylulose-5-phosphate reductoisomerase, with the translated sequence MKLISILGSTGSIGTQTLDIVRENPDGFQVVGLAAGNNITLLAEQIREFNPEIVAIQNPDKLLELKSSIEDCPQQPILLAGKDAICEVAKYGKAQSVVTGIVGCAGLLPTITAIKAGKDIALANKETLIAGAPVVLPLIKEYGVKLLPADSEHSAIFQCLQGVPEKGLRKIILTASGGSFRDLPVEKLASVTVKDALKHPNWSMGQKITIDSATLMNKGLEVIEAHYLFGLDYDDIDIVIHPQSIIHSMIELQDTSVLAQLGWADMRLPLLYALSYPDRIPTNWETLDLVKVGSLTFREPDHSKYPCMQLAYDAGRAGGCLPAVLNAANEQVVALFLQEKIGFLDIPRIIESVCDRFSSQNKSNPSLEDILHADQWARQQVLDKLSVLT
- a CDS encoding prephenate/arogenate dehydrogenase yields the protein MKIGIIGLGLIGGSLALDLTNLGYHVIGVSRQLKTCNQAIERSIVSQASTEFDILAQTEVIFICTPIGSILITLERIIKHLPPDVIITDVGSVKGSIVPQATELWANFVGAHPMAGTANQGIEAVEANLFKNAPCVITPLENTSTKNVERVKNIWHEVGCKIYETTPEIHDRAVAWISHLPVMISANLINSCINHENQEVVNMAKKLASSGFKDTSRVGGGNPELGLMMAQYNKEQLLNSLKEYQQNLSLIINDIETEKWENLEHLLTKTNQERPNFL